Below is a genomic region from Paenibacillus rhizovicinus.
TGCGAACGAGAGTGCCAGTGCCAGTGCCAGTGCCAGTGCCAGTGCCAAAACAAAAAGCTGCCGAAGGTTGAATTCGGCAGCTTATTTGTTATAGCTCGCGTCTAAGACTCCTCGCGCCGAGCCGCCTTGGAGAGATGCTGCTCAAGCGCAGTTTTCTTTGCGGTGATCTGTTTAGCAAGGTCGGCTAATGCGCGCGTCGCTGTCTTGATCTCTTCGTTATGTTTGTTCACGCGCGACAATTTACTGCTTAAATCGCTGGAGGACTGACTTAACTTCATATCCCTTTGCAGCTGTTTGATTTTGGCCTGCGCCTTGTGCTGCTTTTGCTTTAGAACGCCGGCCTGGTTATCCAGGTCGGCGATTTCGCGCTGCAGCTGGCCGACGATGGCTTTCGTGAAATTAATGGGCATGCATGCACCTCGGAATTATTTCGTAGCTTTATTGTCATTCATGCGCGGTTTAGCGTCCCCGCTGCTCGAACAGCCGGGCGACCTCGACGATCACTTCCGTCGCCTTGACCATGGTATCGAGCGAGACGTACTCGAACTTGCCGTGGAAATTCTCGCCGCCGGCAAAGATGTTCGGGGTCGGCAAGCCCATGTACGACAGCTGGGAGCCGTCCGTGCCGCCGCGGATCGGCTTGACGATCGGCGCGATGCCGAGATTCGTCATCGCTTCATGGGCGATGTCGACGATGAATTTAACCGGCACGATTTTCTCGCCCATGTTGTAGTACTGATCCTTCAGCTCCAGCACGATGCGGTCTTCCCCGTACGTTTGGCGGAATTCCGCCACGATCGCTTCCATCGTCGCCTTGCGATGCGCGAAGATCTCTTGGTCGTGGTCGCGGATGATGTAGACGAGCTTCGTCTGCTCGGTGTTCCCGTTCATCGAGATCAGATGGTAGAACCCTTCGTACCCTTCGGTAAACTCGGGCGCTTCGCCGGCTGGCAGGCGGTTGTGCAGCGCCATCGCGATCTTGGCGGAGTGGATCATCTTGTTCTTCGCGGTACCGGGGTGAACGTTGACGCCTTTGACCGTTACGACGGCTTGCGCGGCGTTGAAGCTCTCGAATTCCAGCTCGCCGAGCGGACCGCCGTCCATCGTATACGCATAATCGGCGCCGAATGCGGGAACATCGAACTTATGGGCTCCGCGTCCGATTTCTTCGTCCGGCGTAAACGCGACGCGAATGCGGCCGTGCTTGATCTCGGGATGCTTCACGAGGTAGGCCATGGCGGTGACGATCTCGGTGATGCCCGCCTTGTCGTCGGCTCCGAGCAGCGTTGTGCCGTCCGTCGTGATGAGCGTCTGGCCTTTATAGCCGGCAAGCTCCGGGAATTCGCGGGGCGAAAGCACGATGTTGAGCGCTTGGTTCAGCACGATATCGCCGCCGTCATAGTTCTCGACGACTTGGCGTTTGACGCCGTTCCCCGTGAAGTCCGTCGCCGTATCCATGTGGGAGATGAAGCCGATCGTCGGCACGTCCCGGTCCGTATTCGCCGGCAGCGTCGCCATGACGTAGCCGTTCTCGTCGAGCGTAACCTCCGTCAGGCCGATCGCTTTCAGCTCCTTTTCGAGCAGTCGCGCGAGGTTCCATTGTCCATCCGTCGAGGGGCAGGTCTCGCTGTCGTCGTCGGACTGCGTGTTGATTTCTATGTAGGAGGTAAACCGTTTTAAAATTTCGTCTTTCATGCCATGCACGCTCCTTGCCGTTTGAATTCCATTCCATCCTATAGTAACACAAGTTATAATGGGACGTATAAGAGCGCCGCAGGGACAATTATCCAAGGGCGGCCTGGAGACGGGCTGTCTGTCCGGTTCGGCAGCCGTACCGCACGCGCGTTATCGCTCCACAATTATCCAAGGGCGGCCTGGAGACGGGCTGTCTGTCCGGTTCGGCAGCCGTACCGCACGCGCGTTATCGCTCCACAATTATCCGGCAAGGGAGTCCTGATCTTGAGTTATTTGAAGCCTTACTTTCGCCGCTTCGGCAAGCCTTTCGCGGTGGCGATCCTGTTTCTGATGTTCGAGGCGCTGTGCGATCTCCTCCAGCCGACGCTCATGTCGCGCATTATCGACGTGGGGGTTCAAAACAAGGATTTGGACTACGTGATCCGCTTCGGCGGGTACATGCTGCTCGTGACGGCGTTCGGCGCCGTGGCCGCATCGCTCCGCAACGTCATCTCCAGCCACGTGTCGCTTAATTTCGGAACGCGGCTGCGCTCGGATTTGTTCCGGCAAGTCCAGACGCTGAGCTTCGGCAACATCGATAAGTTCGACCGGGCATCGCTGGTCACCCGTCTCACGAACGACGTCACCCAGATGCAGAACTTCACGAACGGCCTGATGCGGATTTTCGTCAAGTCGCCGCTGATCTGCATCGGAAGCTTGATTATGGCCGTACGCCTGAATCCGCCGCTGTCGCTCGTACTGGCGGTCGTCGTGCCCATGGTGGCCGTGCTGATCGTCGTCAACATGCGAATCGGCTTCCCGTTGTTCGGAAGGGTGCAAAAGGCGCTCGACCGCTTGAACGGCGTATCCCGCGAATATCTCTCCGGCGTCCGCGTCGTGAAAGCATTCAACCGGTTCCAATACGAGAGCGACAAGTTCGACGGGGTCAACCGCTCGTATCTGGACATCTCGTCGCGCGCCATGCGCATGGGGGCTATATTCAGCCCAAGCATCATGCTGACGGTCAACTTCGGCATCGCCGCGGTCATCTGGATCGGAGGCCATCGCGTCGACGAGGGCCACATGCAGGTCGGCCATATTATCGCGTTCATCAACTACATGACGCAGATTCTGTTCTCGCTGCTCATGATTTCCAACGTATTCAACCTGTTCGTCCGGGCAAAAGCATCCTCGGAACGGATCGGCGAAGTGTTCGCGGAGAAAGATGCCATGACGTGGAGCGACAAGGAGCCGAAGACGCCGGAAGCTCCGGGCAGCATCGCCTTGCAAGGGGTATCGTTCGCCTACGGCGGCACGGAGTCCGTGCTTC
It encodes:
- the pepT gene encoding peptidase T — encoded protein: MKDEILKRFTSYIEINTQSDDDSETCPSTDGQWNLARLLEKELKAIGLTEVTLDENGYVMATLPANTDRDVPTIGFISHMDTATDFTGNGVKRQVVENYDGGDIVLNQALNIVLSPREFPELAGYKGQTLITTDGTTLLGADDKAGITEIVTAMAYLVKHPEIKHGRIRVAFTPDEEIGRGAHKFDVPAFGADYAYTMDGGPLGELEFESFNAAQAVVTVKGVNVHPGTAKNKMIHSAKIAMALHNRLPAGEAPEFTEGYEGFYHLISMNGNTEQTKLVYIIRDHDQEIFAHRKATMEAIVAEFRQTYGEDRIVLELKDQYYNMGEKIVPVKFIVDIAHEAMTNLGIAPIVKPIRGGTDGSQLSYMGLPTPNIFAGGENFHGKFEYVSLDTMVKATEVIVEVARLFEQRGR
- a CDS encoding ABC transporter ATP-binding protein, with the translated sequence MSYLKPYFRRFGKPFAVAILFLMFEALCDLLQPTLMSRIIDVGVQNKDLDYVIRFGGYMLLVTAFGAVAASLRNVISSHVSLNFGTRLRSDLFRQVQTLSFGNIDKFDRASLVTRLTNDVTQMQNFTNGLMRIFVKSPLICIGSLIMAVRLNPPLSLVLAVVVPMVAVLIVVNMRIGFPLFGRVQKALDRLNGVSREYLSGVRVVKAFNRFQYESDKFDGVNRSYLDISSRAMRMGAIFSPSIMLTVNFGIAAVIWIGGHRVDEGHMQVGHIIAFINYMTQILFSLLMISNVFNLFVRAKASSERIGEVFAEKDAMTWSDKEPKTPEAPGSIALQGVSFAYGGTESVLRDISLTCQPGETIGIIGSTGSGKSTLVSLIPRFYDASSGTVTVDGTDVREVDPKKLRERIAIVPQKTVLFTGTIRENLLWGKEDATEEELLLAAKMAQAHEFIETCPEGYETKLGQGGVNLSGGQKQRLSIARALVRKPSILILDDCTSAVDAATESRIKAALREYAQGLTCLLIAQRISSVMDAERIVVLDNGEIVGSGTHDELLRDCRAYQEIYRSQTGKEAEANV